One Pararhizobium sp. IMCC3301 DNA segment encodes these proteins:
- a CDS encoding cytochrome c family protein encodes MNSFEFNKIAGAILGTLLLAMGLGIVADFIFESGELETPGYVVDVPEADATVETAQAPAEEPITVLLASATVEGGQSISKKCAACHTFEQGGANKVGPNLWNIVNATPASHDGFKYSSAMQAFAADNVWNYENLNGFLLAPKKYIDGTAMGFAGLKKAEDRADMIAYLRSLSDSPAVLPEAEPAAADMPAEIMDSEAATPEEPEGEPAVNAVPEERLSPDAPIVETPADEAPAADPVEPAAPALDQNSGTTAN; translated from the coding sequence ATGAATTCCTTTGAGTTTAACAAGATTGCAGGTGCTATTCTCGGCACTCTGCTCCTGGCGATGGGACTGGGAATCGTAGCAGACTTCATTTTTGAAAGCGGTGAGCTTGAGACACCCGGATATGTGGTCGATGTCCCTGAAGCGGACGCCACTGTTGAGACGGCGCAAGCCCCGGCTGAAGAGCCGATTACAGTGTTGCTGGCCAGCGCCACGGTCGAGGGTGGGCAGTCTATTTCGAAAAAATGTGCGGCCTGCCATACCTTTGAACAAGGTGGTGCCAACAAGGTAGGCCCGAATCTGTGGAACATTGTCAATGCCACACCGGCTTCACATGATGGCTTCAAATATTCTTCTGCGATGCAGGCCTTTGCAGCTGACAATGTCTGGAATTACGAAAATCTGAACGGCTTTCTGCTGGCACCAAAAAAATATATCGATGGCACGGCGATGGGCTTTGCCGGTTTGAAAAAAGCTGAAGACCGGGCCGATATGATCGCCTATCTGCGGTCGCTGTCTGATTCTCCGGCAGTCTTGCCCGAGGCCGAGCCGGCCGCTGCAGACATGCCGGCAGAAATCATGGACAGCGAAGCCGCCACACCTGAAGAGCCGGAAGGCGAGCCTGCCGTCAATGCCGTCCCGGAGGAACGCCTGTCGCCAGACGCCCCGATCGTGGAAACACCGGCGGATGAAGCGCCGGCAGCTGACCCGGTCGAACCGGCAGCACCGGCATTGGACCAGAACAGTGGGACGACCGCCAACTGA
- a CDS encoding HAMP domain-containing sensor histidine kinase, producing MKLLLLTIVFVMISEVFIYVPSLAYFRNTWLIDRLERASIALRVSEGSGNFDMLSDSTAQDILEELGIQTIAIQNEGSRRLIAMSDMPAMVTSEFNTAILEPVNAIMEAMQSLLFGNSRTTRVVGQAKGLTGPDGKPVEIEIVLKEDKLHAAMLAHSINILQLSLVISIITASLVFLSLRALFVRPFRRVTRNMVHFSEDPEDPARVIAKSRRGDEIGIAQNQLAEMQTELQTMLGEKRTLADLGLAVSKINHDLRNILASAVLFSDRLQAIDDPVVQRFTPKLVRALDRAIDYCQSTLSYGRAREAPPAIRVVQLQTLVLEVSDALGLDSEQAVRFESHVGRDFTVDADPDQLFRVLLNLSRNALEAMKTNGTEMADSVVNCLTIRAWSEDRSDCITVSDTGPGVPDELRATLFKAFQSSSGPGGTGLGLAIAAELVRAHDGSLTLDQTGQGASFTVRLPVRRDIRDPIAAETATQATLRVVKSDTGHGA from the coding sequence ATGAAGCTGTTGTTGCTGACCATCGTGTTTGTCATGATCAGTGAGGTGTTCATCTATGTTCCGTCTCTGGCCTATTTCCGCAACACCTGGCTGATTGATCGCCTGGAGCGGGCATCCATTGCCCTGCGAGTGTCCGAGGGGTCGGGCAATTTCGATATGCTGTCGGACAGCACAGCCCAGGATATTCTGGAGGAGCTGGGTATCCAGACCATCGCAATTCAGAACGAGGGCAGCCGCCGGTTGATTGCCATGTCGGATATGCCGGCGATGGTCACATCGGAATTCAACACTGCGATTCTTGAGCCTGTAAATGCAATCATGGAGGCGATGCAATCGCTGCTCTTCGGCAACAGCCGCACCACGAGAGTGGTCGGGCAGGCGAAGGGGCTGACAGGCCCGGACGGGAAACCGGTTGAAATCGAAATTGTCCTGAAAGAAGACAAGCTGCATGCAGCCATGCTGGCTCATTCCATCAATATACTTCAATTATCGCTGGTGATTTCCATTATCACCGCATCCCTGGTGTTCCTGTCGCTGCGTGCCCTGTTTGTCCGCCCGTTCCGGCGGGTCACTCGGAATATGGTGCATTTTTCGGAAGATCCGGAAGATCCGGCGCGGGTAATTGCCAAAAGCCGGCGTGGCGATGAGATCGGCATTGCCCAGAATCAACTGGCCGAAATGCAGACCGAACTTCAGACCATGCTGGGGGAAAAACGCACATTGGCGGATCTCGGTCTGGCGGTCTCGAAGATCAATCATGATCTGCGCAATATCCTCGCCTCCGCAGTGCTGTTTTCCGACCGCCTGCAGGCGATTGACGATCCGGTGGTGCAGCGCTTTACGCCCAAGCTTGTGCGCGCCCTTGACCGCGCCATAGACTACTGCCAGTCGACCCTGTCCTACGGCCGTGCCCGCGAAGCGCCGCCAGCAATCCGGGTTGTGCAATTGCAGACCCTGGTGCTGGAAGTGTCCGACGCGCTGGGCCTCGACAGCGAACAGGCGGTCCGGTTTGAAAGTCATGTCGGCCGTGACTTCACGGTCGACGCTGACCCGGATCAATTGTTCCGCGTTCTGCTGAACCTGTCGCGCAACGCGCTGGAGGCAATGAAGACCAACGGCACGGAAATGGCCGACAGTGTTGTCAATTGTCTCACCATCAGGGCCTGGAGCGAAGATCGCAGTGATTGCATAACTGTATCCGACACCGGCCCGGGCGTGCCGGACGAATTGCGCGCCACCCTGTTCAAAGCCTTTCAGTCCTCCTCTGGCCCCGGCGGCACCGGTCTTGGCCTGGCCATTGCCGCGGAACTGGTGCGCGCCCATGATGGCAGCCTCACGCTGGATCAAACAGGCCAGGGCGCAA